The Penicillium oxalicum strain HP7-1 chromosome VI, whole genome shotgun sequence genome window below encodes:
- a CDS encoding putative glutamate 5-kinase, whose translation MGASGLTIVIKLGTSSIVDEKSHEPILSILTLIVETVAKLRKDGHRVVLVSSGAVGVGLRRMDWDKRPTHLPRIQALAAVGQCRLMSLWDNLFSHLRVPVAQILLTRNDIADRTQYISAQNTFEQLFEMGVVPIVNENDTLAVSEIKFGDNDTLSAIAAATVKADYLFLMTDVDCLYTANPRTNPDAKPIEVVSDISSLEADVSSAGSALGTGGMSTKIVAAKLGTSAGVTTIITKSSKPGNVHEIVKYLQALQETKGQLPPDQPSPPLHTRFLPSDKPIQSVTFWLLHGLTPHGTLYIDQGAYDAICNHKASLLPAGVVGVEGHFAKQEAVRLVVAEKLPPDALNGDFNHHAQEPREVGRALVNYGSMEIALIKGHRSTHIESLLGWSDSEYVALRENISFHPQESRPATPSLVPALEEWKSPRTSSHGRT comes from the exons ATGGGAGCTTCTGGGCTTACGATCGTGATCAAATTGG GGACGAGCTCTATTGTGGACGAGAAATCACATGAGCCAATTCTGTCCATCTTGACGTTGATCGTGGAGACTGTTGCTAAATTGCGCAAAGATGGTCACCGTGTCGTATTGGTCTCGTCGGGGGCCGTTGGCGTCGGCTTACGAAGGATGGACTGGGATAAGCGGCCGACGCATTTGCCCCGTATACAG GCTCTTGCTGCTGTGGGTCAATGTCGGCTGATGAGTCTTTGGGACAACTTGTTTTCACATCTACGAGTGCCAGTGGCTCAGATTCTTTTGACGAGAAATGACATTGCCGAT AGAACCCAATATATCAGCGCCCAAAATACCTTTGAGCAATTATTTGAAATGGGTGTTGTTCCCATTGTTAATGAAAATGATACCCTTGCTGTTTCT GAAATTAAATTCGGCGATAACGATACCCTTTCAGCGATCGCTGCGGCCACCGTCAAAGCTGATTATTTATTCTTGATGACCGACGTGGACTGTCTGTACACAGCCAACCCTCGAACGAACCCGGACGCCAAGCCGATCGAAGTGGTGTCTGACATCTCCAGCTTGGAAGCTGATGTCTCTTCTGCCGGCTCAGCGCTGGGTACTGGTGGTATGAGCACCAAGATTGTTGCCGCAAAGCTGGGGACCAGCGCCGGCGTGACGACAATCATCACCAAAAGCTCAAAACCTGGAAATGTCCACGAGATTGTCAAATATCTCCAAGCCCTCCAAGAGACCAAGGGTCAACTGCCACCGGATCAACCATCGCCACCCCTCCACACTCGATTCCTTCCATCCGACAAACCAATCCAATCAGTGACTTTCTGGCTCTTGCATGGCTTGACTCCCCACGGCACTTTATACATTGACCAAGGCGCGTACGATGCGATCTGCAATCACAAGGCTAGCCTGCTCCCTGCCGGCGTCGTTGGTGTGGAAGGGCATTTTGCGAAGCAAGAAGCAGTCCGGCTGGTCGTTGCGGAGAAGCTGCCTCCAGATGCCCTGAATGGAGACTTCAATCACCATGCTCAGGAGCCTCGGGAAGTAGGTCGTGCGTTAGTGAACTACGGCTCTATGGAGATTGCATTGATCAAAGGCCACCGCAGCACACATATCGAGTCCTTGCTAGGTTGGTCTGATAGTGAATATGTTGCGTTGCGAGAGAATATTTCCTTCCATCCGCAGGAGAGTCGTCCTGCCACACCATCGCTGGTTCCTGCgttggaagaatggaagtCCCCCAGAACATCCAGCCATGGCCGCACTTGA
- a CDS encoding Mitochondrial inner membrane protease atp23 gives MSDSQAPGAAAPSNKKPDTGYVPGDDTFTQFRNIYRILTGRMTSEGIEQFRVARDLRNEATDCKRCEDQRDYLLQYSPVIRFLSDNIRQLGGDLHSHNIYCRRCTSRKAGGFDPEFGILLCANEMKDQGHLEDTMAHEMVHAYDHLRFKVNWTDNLRHAACTEIRASSLSGECRWAREFFRRGQWKLTQQHQECVRRRAILSVRARPTCRDEAHAEQVVNEVWDSCFRDTRPFDEIYR, from the exons ATGTCTGATTCCCAGGCGCCAGGTGCAGCTGCACCTTCAAATAAAAAGCCCGATACGGGCTATGTTCCCGGGGATGATACTTTCACTCAATTCCGCAATATCTACCGAATCTTGACAGGGAGGATGACCTCGGAGGGGATCGAGCAATTCCGCGTTGCCCGAGACTTGCGCAATGAAGCTACGGATTGCAAGCGCTGCGAGGACCAGCGTGACTACCTGCTACAATACA GCCCTGTCATTCGATTCCTCAGCGACAATATTCGTCAGCTTGGCGGCGACCTCCACAGCCATAACATTTACTGCCGGCGGTGCACGAGTCGCAAGGCTGGTGGATTCGATCCCGAATTTGGAATCTTGCTATGTGCCAATGAGATGAAAGATCAGGGTCATCTGGAGGATACGATGGCGCACGAGATGGTTCATGCCTATGACCACTTGCGATTCAAGGTCAATTGGACTGACAATCTGCGACACGCGGCTTGTACAGAG ATTCGAGCGAGTTCTCTGAGTGGAGAGTGCCGCTGGGCACGCGAATTCTTTCGTCGTGGTCAATGGAAACTCACCCAGCAACACCAAGAGTGCGTGCGGAGGAGAGCAATCCTGTCTGTGAGGGCGCGCCCAACCTGCCGGGATGAGGCTCACGCCGAGCAAGTGGTGAACGAAGTGTGGGACAGCTGTTTCCGAGACACGAGGCCCTTTGATGAAATTTACCGATGA
- a CDS encoding Serine/threonine-protein kinase ark1, with translation MATKTLEARFEHLTVKDEKDAGNDRTYSKHKGSHSTTVLGSSASNPQRAQLLKLALQNTNDNKVNAMNVSQSPGKGSQNVIVSRNTDENGDQRNAAPLYDQPKTLHLGMFEIGKPLGKGKFGRVYLAKERSSGFVCALKVLHKSELQQGGVQKQVRREIEIQSNLRHPNVLRLYGHFHDSKRIFLILEFAGRGELYKHLRKEHRFPEWKAAQYIAQMAAALKYLHKKHVMHRDIKPENILVGIHGEIKISDFGWSVHAPNNRRQTMCGTLDYLPPEMLKPGSQDNFYSEKVDLWSLGVLTYEFLVGEAPFEDTPVMTQRRIARADMSVPSFVSPEAKDLIKRLLVLDPEKRIPLDDIQRHPWIVKHCVKDPKRTSASSKDGKA, from the exons ATGGCGACCAAGACATTGGAGGCTCGCTTCGAGCATTTGACCGtaaaagacgagaaagaTGCCGGAAATGATCGCACATATTCAAAACATAAG GGATCTCACTCAACGACCGTCCTGGGCAGCTCTGCCTCCAATCCTCAGCGAGCTCAACTATTGAAGCTTGCGCTTCAGAACACCAATGACAACAAGGTCAATGCTATGAATGTGTCACAATCGCCTGGGAAAGGGTCACAGAATGTGATTGTCTCTCGCAACACCGATGAAAACGGCGATCAGCGCAACGCAGCTCCCCTCTACGATCAACCCAAGACACTCCACTTGGGCATGTTTGAAATTGGAAAGCCCCTTGGAAAAGGCAAGTTTGGCCGAGTATACCTTGCCAAGGAGCGATCGTCGGGTTTTGTTTGTGCCTTGAAGGTGCTCCACAAGTCAGAACTGCAGCAGGGTGGTGTCCAGAAGCAGGTCCGACGTGAGATCGAAATCCAAAGCAATCTTCGTCATCCGAATGTCCTGCGACTGTACGGTCATTTCCACGACAGCAAGCGCATCTTCTTGATTCTTGAGTTCGCCGGCCGCGGTGAGCTTTACAAGCATCTGCGCAAGGAGCACCGCTTCCCGGAATGGAAGGCTGCGCAGTACATTGCCCAAATGGCGGCCGCGCTGAAGTATCTCCACAAGAAACATGTCATGCATCGTGACATCAAGCCCGAGAACATCTTGGTCGGCATTCACGGCGAAATCAAAATCAGCGACTTTGGCTGGAGTGTCCACGCTCCCAATAACCGACGCCAAACAATGTGCGGAACGCTTGACTACCTGCCCCCAGAGATGTTGAAGCCCGGCTCGCAAGACAACTTCTACAGCGAAAAGGTTGACCTGTGGAGCTTGGGTGTCTTGACGTATGAATTCCTTGTTGGTGAAGCACCTTTCGAGGACACACCAGTGATGACACAACGGCGAATTGCTCGCGCAGACATGTCCGTACCGTCCTTTGTTAGCCCGGAGGCCAAGGATCTGATAAAGAGA CTCCTTGTCCTCGACCCAGAGAAGCGCATTCCCTTGGATGACATTCAACGCCACCCTTGGATTGTTAAGCATTGCGTGAAGGACCCCAAGCGAACATCTGCTTCCTCCAAGGATGGCAAGGCATGa
- a CDS encoding TIP41-like protein yields MASRSSAGPTGHVTVSPEMKKPQSISVGGFRISTQKLPILKAEPIDEMTKQLGIAPPEMIFGDNHVTIEHQKSGWGIDFNAFDALDRVDKTGQSMLQVAHSKEWQQSREKTHEGIKEVVKPFDWSYSTDYKGTLSLNAPPFEPTEKPIPVELLKRPDPILFFDEVVLYEDELADNGIAMLSCKIRVMPGRLLLLSRFFMRLDNVLIRLRDTRVYVDFETREVIREYQAKECEYEKVRQILAATRDDIPALMRDPNRLSEILPIVEKSSERVVLDD; encoded by the exons ATggcttcaagatcttctGCCGGGCCTACGGGCCATGTGACAGTCTCCCCTGAGATGAAAAAGCCCCAGTCGATCTCGGTAGGCGGCTTCCGCATCTCGACGCAAAAGCTTCCTATCCTCAAGGCCGAGCCGATCGACGAGATGACCAAGCAGCTGGGCATTGCGCCCCCAGAGATGATCTTTGGTGATAATCACGTCACCATTGAGCATCAAAAGTCGGGTTGGGGCATTGATTTCAACGCTTTTGACGCGCTTGATCGGGTCGATAAGACTGGCCAGTCGATGCTGCAAGTTGCGCACTCGAAAGAATGGCAGCAAAGCAG AGAAAAAACCCACGAGGGCATCAAAGAGGTTGTCAAGCCCTTCGACTGGTCATACAGTACCGATTACAAGGGCACATTAAGCCTCAATGCGCCGCCATTCGAGCCGACCGAAAAGCCCATTCCCGTTGAATTACTGAAACGCCCAGATcccatcctcttcttcgatgaGGTGGTCTTGTATGAGGATGAGCTTGCAGACAACGGGATTGCCATGTTGTCATGCAAGATCCGCGTCATGCCCGGGCGACTTCTACTGCTATCTCGGTTCTTCATGCGCCTGGATAACGTCTTGATTCGATTGCGGGACACTCGCGTATACGTGGACTTTGAAACGCGGGAAGTGATACGAGAGTATCAGGCTAAAGAGTGCGAGTATGAGAAGGTCAGACAG ATCCTCGCAGCTACTCGTGACGATATTCCGGCATTGATGCGAGACCCGAACCGGCTCTCTGAGATCTTGCCGATTGTAGAGAAGAGCTCTGAACGTGTGGTTCTAGATGACTAA
- a CDS encoding Ornithine decarboxylase codes for MLGHSTETRKGTALTRNKSTLTEEHGADSREGVVLDAMRGRLSPLSTKSESEPFCVMDLGSVQDQYEHWMSSLPAVEPFYGMRYYFPAVSHQVISILGDLGSGFDCASRYEIELVISQGISADRIIFASPCKKPSDIEFAREVGVDRMTFDNEAELRKIKQLFPRSQLILRCFASDPSATYSLSSKFGAHPEESLKLLKLAKSLGLEVIGVSFHVGSGSKDPKVFEVAIKDSRRVVDAGLQLGHEMRLVDIGGGFSTETFDMAAVTIKDALNTHFRGMPMDFVAEPGRYFVANALTVACGIIARRDSRENPASPQGPMNHMLYLNDGIYGSFLTYLFEPCPQPKVLRASGEFYPRTCSSDLANYIIWGPTCDGIDCILKDAELPGDLTCGDWVYFSNMGAYTTCLTTNFNGFMGHREIIYVSSNVSSGINIHQAGADGLQEGRLFA; via the exons ATGTTAGGTCATTCGACAGAGACCCGGAAAGGCACTGCACTCACCCGTAACAAGTCGACGTTGACTGAGGAGCATGGAGCAGATTCAAGAGAAGGTGTCGTTCTTGATGCGATGAGAGGGAGACTTTCGCCACTGTCCACAAAGTCTGAGTCGGAGCCATTTTGCGTGATGGACCTCGGAAGTGTACAGGATCAATATGAGCACTGGATGTCATCTCTGCCGGCCGTGGAGCCATTCTACGGTATGCGATACTATTTCCCTGCCGTGAGTCA CCAAGTGATATCTATTTTGGGCGATCTGGGGTCTGGGTTTGACTGCGCTTCTCGATATGAGATTGAACTTGTGATCAGCCAAGGCATCTCAGCTGACCGGATCATCTTCGCCAGTCCGTGCAAGAAACCATCCGATATCGAGTTTGCCCGAGAAGTCGGTGTTGATCGAATGACATTTGACAATGAGGCGGAGCTTCGAAAAATCAAACAGCTCTTTCCGCGCAGTCAGCTCATCCTGAGATGTTTCGCTTCCGATCCGTCCGCTACATACAGTCTATCTTCGAAATTTGGGGCGCATCCAGAGGAGTCTTTGAAACTTTTGAAATTGGCCAAATCTCTCGGACTGGAGGTCATCGGCGTGAGTTTCCACGTCGGATCCGGCTCCAAGGACCCGAAGGTCTTCGAGGTGGCCATCAAGGATAGTCGCCGGGTCGTTGACGCCGGTTTGCAATTGGGGCATGAAATGCGACTTGTAGATATTGGAGGTGGATTTTCGACCGAGACGTTTGACATGGCCGCCGTCACGATCAAAGACGCTTTGAACACGCATTTTCGGGGTATGCCGATGGATTTTGTCGCGGAACCGGGTCGTTATTTTGTGGCCAATGCTCTAACCGTCGCTTGTGGGATCATTGCTCGTCGAGATTCGCGAGAGAATCCTGCTTCCCCTCAAGGCCCAATGAATCATATGCTTTATCTGAATGATGGGATTTATGGTTCTTTTTTAACCTATCTCTTCGAGCCATGTCCACAGCCCAAGGTCCTCCGCGCCTCGGGCGAATTCTACCCTCGCACCTGTTCGAGCGATTTGGCCAATTACATCATCTGGGGACCTACTTGTGATGGGATCGATTGCATTTTAAAAGATGCAGAGCTTCCCGGAGATCTGACTTGTGGCGATTGGGTTTATTTCTCGAATATGGGAG CTTATACAACATGCTTGACTACCAACTTTAATGGATTTATGGGCCATCGAGAAATCATCTACGTTTCAAGCAATGTTTCGTCTGGAATCAATATCCACCAGGCTGGCGCAGACGGTCTGCAGGAAGGGAGACTCTTTGCGTGA
- a CDS encoding Dihydroxyacetone kinase, with the protein MSPKHYFPSTSANSLVPRALRALVTANEQLTLDFPERVVSNAYHDDSKVSIIGGGGSGHEPAWSGFVGEGLLSAAACGDIFASPSAKQILRAIQMAPSTKGVILLITNYTGDRLHFGLAAERAKADGLAEKIVILPATDDVSIGRSRNTNMGRRGLPGHVFTMKIIGAAAAEGLSFEQCVTMGQVINEQTVTIASALNHCHVPGREQQASVADDAVVIGAGIHNEPGQVHVSPAPSVEELIERLLKLLCDETDPERAFVGFEAGDQIGLLVNNYGGLSVLELHALADEVQIQLDSTWKIKPCRTLFGAFETSLDAPGFSISLCNLTAAARTAGQSVEDLVRLFDRPTTAVSWPNTTRSSSLSQRRDISSVTESSSNQQVSSDSSPQINPSLLEKAIRHACERAIAAEPKLTQWDMIMGDGDCGEAVQGLAEAILQRIGAGCAQSGNVCEVIRSILQDVDNMGGTLGAIFGVLLSAFLSSLRKLAAGAQLGSQSPEIYADALQSAVSSLKFHTGARVGDRTVMDVLLPFQEEFSRTKKFLSAVKMAAETAEGTRKLKAKFGRATYVGDASRQEVPDPGAWALYEILAGLADGLGTGDGVNVTCVNDN; encoded by the exons ATGTCGCCAAAGCACTACTTCCCATCAACAAGTGCCAACTCTCTCGTTCCCAGAGCGCTACGGGCGCTGGTCACGGCAAATGAACAATTAACGCTGGACTTTCCGGAACGAGTCGTGTCCAATGCCTATCATGACGACTCGAAAGTGAGCATCAttggcggtggtggctcGGGACACGAACCAGCGTGGAGTGGCTTCGTCGGCGAAGGTCTCTTGTCAGCCGCAGCATGTGGTGACATCTTTGCCTCGCCGAGTGCCAAGCAGATCCTGAGAGCCATTCAGATGGCTCCTTCCACGAAAGGAGTCATTCTGTTAATCACCAATTACACCGGAGATCGACTGCATTTTGGACTGGCGGCGGAAAGAGCCAAAGCGGACGGACTGGCCGAGAAGATTGTCATTTTGCCTGCTACCGACGATGTCTCGATTGGGAGGAGTCGAAACACGAACATGGGCAGGCGAGGTCTCCCGGGGCATGTATTCA CCATGAAAATCATTGGCGCGGCGGCCGCAGAGGGACTCTCATTTGAGCAGTGCGTCACCATGGGACAAGTCATCAATGAGCAAACTGTCACCATCGCCTCCGCACTGAATCACTGCCACGTGCCTGGGCGAGAACAACAGGCTTCTGTCGCGGATGATGCGGTTGTCATTGGTGCGGGGATTCACAATGAACCCGGTCAAGTCCATGTCTCCCCGGCGCCATCGGTCGAGGAGCTGATAGAACGGTTGCTCAAGCTTTTGTGCGATGAGACAGATCCCGAACGAGCGTTTGTCGGCTTTGAAGCAGGGGACCAAATCGGGTTGCTGGTCAACAATTACGGAGGTCTTTCCGTGTTGGAACTTCACGCGCTGGCCGATGAAGTTCAAATTCAATTAGACTCAACGTGGAAGATCAAGCCGTGTCGCACACTTTTCGGTGCATTTGAGACTTCTCTGGATGCTCCAGGCTTTTCGATCTCGTTGTGTAACTTGACCGCGGCGGCCCGTACGGCCGGTCAGTCTGTCGAGGACTTGGTTCGACTCTTTGACAGACCTACGACTGCCGTCTCGTGGCCCAACACCACACGTTCATCAAGTTTGTCGCAGAGAAGAGATATATCCAGCGTCACGGAGTCAAGCAGTAACCAACAAGTTTCCAGTGATAGCTCGCCTCAGATCAACCCGTCCCTCCTCGAAAAGGCCATCCGACATGCTTGCGAGAGGGCCATTGCGGCCGAGCCCAAATTGACCCAATGGGACATGATCATGGGGGACGGTGACTGTGGCGAAGCTGTACAGGGTCTAGCGGAAGCAATTCTCCAACGCATCGGGGCCGGGTGCGCTCAATCTGGCAATGTCTGCGAAGTCATCCGCTCAATATTGCAAGATGTGGATAATATGGGCGGGACACTCGGCGCCATCTTTGGTGTGCTTCTCTCCGCGTTCCTCAGCTCTTTGCGCAAACTTGCCGCGGGGGCTCAACTCGGCTCACAGTCCCCTGAGATCTATGCAGATGCCCTCCAGTCCGCGGTTTCATCTTTGAAGTTTCACACCGGAGCGAGAGTCGGTGATAGAACGGTCATGGATGTGCTTCTTCCCTTTCAGGAAGAGTTTAGCCGCACCAAGAAATTTTTATCGGCGGTGAAGATGGCCGCAGAGACAGCCGAGGGGACTCGGAAGCTCAAGGCGAAGTTTGGCCGTGCGACGTACGTTGGAGATGCGTCCCGTCAAGAAGTGCCTGACCCGGGTGCGTGGGCCTTGTATGAGATTCTTGCCGGTCTGGCTGATGGGCTTGGGACTGGGGATGGAGTCAATGTGACATGTGTAAACGACAATTGA
- a CDS encoding Leucine aminopeptidase 2, whose protein sequence is MNPSILSRPLGRLYSSTTHHLGSFLFRPRVLSSMAVATSTPRDPNTLSNYHHWRSTHISATFDILFDQKKLVGNVVHQFRSTTEAQSREIILDTSYLDIGEVKVNGQQSQWEWMPAVAPYGTPLKIVLEKPVELDGTVEVDIAVQTTNECTALQWLTPAQTSNKKHPYMFSQCQAIHARSIFPCQDTPDVKSTFDFNITSPLPVMTSGLPIRDASDTTTQSENKVYRFHQSVPIPSYLFAIASGDVAEAPIGPRSVVATSPDKLDECKWELEADTENFINTIEKIVYPYAWGEYNVLILPPSFPYGGMENPIFTFATPSIISKDRENVDVIAHELAHSWSGNLVTNCSWEHFWLNEGWTVYLERRILAAVVMIPINSHGEAYRHFSAIIGWKALKDSVDHFGKDHEFTKLITDLKGKDPDDAFSSIPYEKGFNFLFHLENLVGKAKFDKFIPHYFTTFKCKSLDSFEFKATLLDFFKSDAEATQLLTELDWNTWFYAPGLPPKPQFDTSMVDVVYELAKKWESLPDSGFKPQASDLEGLAANQILVFLEQILLWEKPLTPDLSKLMGEVYGLSKSSNIEVANLYLQVGMKAGDESVVAPTTELLGRIGRMKFVRPLFRNLAKINRAVAVETFEKYKDFYHPICRGWWRRICLGRSREGFFWGWVEGKGREEEKT, encoded by the exons ATGAatccatccattctctcGCGACCACTGGGCCGTCTCTACTCCTCGACCACGCATCATCTCGGATCCTTTCTGTTCCGTCCACGCGTCTTATCCAGCATGGCCGTGGCCACCTCCACCCCGCGTGATCCCAACACGCTGAGCAACTACCACCACTGGCGCTCCACCCACATCTCCGCCACCTTTGACATCCTCTTCGACCAGAAGAAGCTGGTCGGCAATGTCGTGCACCAGTTCCGGTCAACCACCGAGGCGCAATCGCGTGAGATCATCCTCGACACGAGCTATCTCGATATCGGCGAGGTCAAGGTCAATGGACAGCAGTCGCAGTGGGAGTGGATGCCCGCCGTGGCTCCCTACGGAACCCCATTGAAGATTGTGCTGGAGAAGCCCGTGGAGCTGGACGGGACTGTGGAGGTCGAT ATTGCGGTTCAAACGACCAACGAGTGTACCGCGCTGCAGTGGTTGACCCCGGCGCAAACCTCCAACAAGAAGCACCCATACATGT TCTCGCAATGCCAGGCCATCCATGCCCGCTCCATCTTCCCCTGCCAGGATACTCCGGATGTCAAGAGTACCTTTGACTTTAACATCACCTCCCCGCTGCCGGTCATGACCAGCGGTTTGCCGATTCGAGACGCCTCCGATACTACCACTCAATCTGAGAACAAGGTGTACCGTTTCCACCAATCGGTGCCGATTCCGAGCTATCTCTTTGCTATTGCATCCGG CGACGTCGCCGAGGCTCCCATCGGTCCCCGCAGTGTGGTTGCCACGAGCCCCGACAAGCTGGACGAATGCAAGTGGGAACTCGAGGCCGACACCGAGAACTTTATCAACACCATCGAG AAAATTGTGTACCCCTACGCCTGGGGCGAGTACAATGTGCTCATCTTGCCGCCCAGCTTCCCCTACGGAGGAATGGAGAATCCCATCTTCACCTTTGCCACTCCCAGCATTATCTCCAAG GACCGAGAGAATGTGGATGTTATCGCCCATGAGCTGGCCCACAGCTGGAGTGGTAACCTCGTGACCAACTGCTCGTGGGAGCACTTCTGGCTCAATGAGGGCTGGACCGTTTATCTTGAGCGCCGA ATCCTGGCTGCCGT CGTGATGATTCCCATCAACAGCCACGGTGAAGCCTACCGCCACTTCTCGGCCATTATCGGCTGGAAGGCCCTCAAGGACTCTGTGGACCACTTTGGCAAGGATCATGAATTTACCAAATTGATCACTGACCTCAAGGGCAAGGATCCGGATGATGCGTTTTCCAGCATCCCTTACGAGAAGGGCTTCAatttcctcttccacctgGAAAACCTCGTGGGCAAGGCCAAGTTTGACAAGTTCATTCCTCAC TACTTTACCACATTCAAGTGCAAGTCGCTCGACTCGTTTGAATTCAAGGCCACGCTCCTCGACTTCTTCAAATCCGACGCCGAAGCCACCCAGCTCCTCACGGAGCTCGACTGGAACACCTGGTTCTACGCCCCCGGACTGCCCCCGAAGCCCCAGTTCGACACCTCCATGGTCGACGTCGTCTACGAGCTCGCCAAGAAATGGGAATCCCTGCCCGATTCCGGCTTCAAGCCGCAGGCCAGTGATCTCGAGGGCCTGGCTGCCAACCAGATCCTGGTCTTCCTGGAGCAGATTCTTCTCTGGGAAAAGCCCCTCACTCCCGACCTGTCCAAGCTGATGGGAGAGGTGTACGGCCTGTCCAAGAGCTCCAACATCGAGGTGGCCAATCTCTATCTCCAGGTGGGCATGAAGGCGGGTGACGAGAGCGTCGTCGCGCCGACCACGGAACTGCTGGGTCGCATTGGTCGGATGAAGTTTGTGCGCCCGTTGTTCCGGAACCTGGCCAAGATCAACCGCGCGGTGGCGGTTGAGACGTTTGAAAAGTACAAGGACTTTTATCATCCGATTTGCCGGGGATGGTGGAGAAGGATCTGTTTGGGAAGAAGTAGAGAGGGGTTTTTTTGGGGTTGGGTtgaagggaaagggagagaggaagagaaaacgTAA
- a CDS encoding putative Xaa-Pro aminopeptidase pepP, with product MASVDQILAGKYPGKAHARRVAQMLKEKHGDAGMIYLEAQRTRMIEDSDEAMHFRQRRPFFYFTGCNEPDAAVVYDVKKDQLTLFIAPIDPESVIWSGLPLSPEQAKALYDVDAVQYTNEVNSTLASIASAQEGKTVAFAIDQQVSEGINFAGFAQTNLSVLKDVIGDARVVKDAYEIALLRKANDISTLGHIACMKAAGKASNEREVEAEFIKTCIAHGAREMSYHPIFAAGENGATLHYVKNDDSFFYAATTSDPSLQGQRKGSLLIDAGGEYQTYCADITRVVPLAGRFPEEARQIYEIVLEMQTQCIAMLKEGVLWDDVHALAHRVAIKGLLKLGILQATRRKFSRSVSAWLSSRMVWATIWMFRFLRTRGKLPAGSVITVEPGIYFCRFIIDPVLESPELGKYINTRYWSATGAWVECASKTMCTSPRMALII from the exons ATGGCGTCCGTCGATCAGATCCTCGCGGGGAAGTATCCTGGCAAGGCGCATGCACGCCGCGTCGCCCAGATGCTGAAAGAGAAGCATGGCGATGCGGGTATGATTTACCTCGAGGCTCAAAGAACTCGGATGATTGAGGACAGTGACGAGGCCATGCACTTCCG CCAGCGTCGCCCTTTCTTCTACTTCACCGGCTGTAACGAGCCCGATGCCGCAGTCGTCTACGACGTCAAAAAAGACCAGCTTACCCTCTTCATTGCTCCCATTGACCCCGAATCAGTCATCTGGTCCGGTCTGCCCTTATCCCCCGAACAAGCCAAGGCGCTCTACGACGTCGACGCCGTGCAGTACACCAATGAGGTGAACTCCACCCTGGCATCCATCGCCTCGGCCCAAGAGGGCAAGACCGTCGCCTTTGCTATCGACCAACAAGTCTCCGAGGGGATCAACTTTGCCGGCTTTGCGCAAACGAATCTCTCCGTCTTGAAGGATGTCATTGGAGACGCGCGTGTGGTCAAAGACGCTTATGAGATTGCTCTGCTGCGAAAGGCCAACGATATCTCGACGCTGGGCCACATCGCCTGTATGAAGGCGGCTGGCAAGGCGAGCAATGAGCGTGAAGTTGAGGCCGAGTTTATCAAGACGTGCATTGCCCACGGGGCGAGGGAAATGTCGTATCATCCTATTTTCGCAGCGGGTGAGAATGGAGCCACGCTACACTATGTCAAGAATGACGACAGTTTCTTCTACGCGGCGACGACCTCGGACCCCAGTCTGCAAGGACAGCGAAAGGGGAGCCTGCTGATCGACGCTGGCGGCGAGTATCAGACCTATTGCGCTGACATCACTCGTGTGGTGCCCCTGGCGGGACGGTTTCCCGAGGAAGCGCGCCAGATCTACGAGATTGTGCTCGAGATGCAGACGCAGTGCATTGCCATGCTGAAGGAGGGTGTCCTCTGGGACGATGTGCATGCGTTGGCGCACCGGGTCGCGATCAAGGGCCTGTTGAAATTGGGCATTCTCCaggcgacgaggaggaaattTTCCAGAAGCGTGTCAGCGTGGCTTTCTTCCCGCATGGTCTGGGCCACTATCTGG ATGTTCCGCTTCCTGCGAACTCGGGGCAAGCTTCCCGCTGGATCGGTCATTACCGTCGAACCGGGG ATCTACTTTTGCCGCTTCATCATCGATCCCGTTTTGGAATCGCCCGAACTCGGCAAGTACATCAACACGAGGTACTGGAGCGCTACTGGCGCGTGGGTGGAGTGCGCATCGAAGACAATGTGCACGTCACCAAGGATGGCCCTGATAATTTGA